A window from Polyangium spumosum encodes these proteins:
- a CDS encoding glucose-6-phosphate isomerase, with protein sequence MNDGLDRFRAHLFHDEGLGFWLDTSRILWPEGFLDALEPRLQAAYEAMAALERGAVANADENRMVGHYWLRAPELAPDPAIRDAITSTLGRALTFVEDVHAARIRPERASRFRDVLLIGIGGSALGPQLVSAALGSPADRMRVWFFDNTDPDGFDRTLAAIGDALPSTLVVVISKSGGTKETRNGMLEAEAAYTRLGLDFAKHAVVVTGEGSALDAHAITRGFLDRFPMWDWVGGRTSELSAVGLLPAALQGLDVEDMLRGARVMDEVTRSRVTKKNPAALLAAAWLAATGGAGKKDMVLLPYKDRLELFSRYAQQLVMESLGKRLDRRGREVWQGISVYGNKGSTDQHAYVQQLRDGVDNFFVTFIEVLLDRAPRRGDVMVEPDTTSGDYLSGFLQGTRRALDERGRASITITLEALDAASLGALIALYERAVGIYAELVDINAYHQPGVEAGKKAAQAVIELEHRVLGALRAKAGTALSLAEVAEAAGNDDPETVFWILRHLSANPRRAVLRVRNQGDEAGSPLDWTWMMARAT encoded by the coding sequence ATGAACGACGGGCTCGATCGGTTTCGCGCGCACCTGTTTCACGACGAGGGCCTCGGCTTCTGGCTGGACACGAGCCGGATCCTCTGGCCCGAAGGTTTCCTCGACGCGCTCGAGCCGCGCCTCCAGGCGGCGTACGAGGCGATGGCCGCGCTCGAGCGCGGCGCCGTCGCGAACGCCGACGAGAACCGCATGGTGGGGCACTACTGGCTGCGCGCGCCGGAGCTCGCGCCGGATCCCGCGATCCGCGACGCGATCACGAGCACGCTCGGGCGCGCGCTCACGTTCGTCGAGGACGTGCACGCCGCGCGGATCCGCCCCGAGCGAGCGAGCCGCTTTCGTGATGTGCTCCTGATCGGCATCGGGGGCTCGGCGCTCGGGCCTCAGCTCGTGTCCGCGGCGCTCGGTTCGCCCGCGGATCGCATGCGCGTCTGGTTCTTCGACAACACCGATCCCGACGGATTCGATCGCACCCTCGCCGCGATCGGCGACGCACTCCCGAGCACGCTCGTGGTCGTCATCTCGAAGTCGGGCGGCACGAAGGAGACGCGCAACGGGATGCTCGAAGCCGAGGCGGCGTACACGCGGCTCGGGCTCGATTTCGCGAAACACGCGGTGGTGGTGACGGGCGAGGGCAGCGCGCTCGACGCGCACGCCATCACGCGCGGCTTCCTCGATCGTTTCCCGATGTGGGACTGGGTCGGCGGTCGGACGAGCGAGCTCAGCGCGGTGGGGCTCTTGCCCGCGGCGCTGCAAGGGCTCGACGTGGAGGACATGTTGCGCGGCGCGCGCGTGATGGATGAGGTGACGCGATCACGCGTGACGAAGAAGAACCCCGCGGCCCTGCTCGCGGCGGCGTGGCTCGCGGCGACGGGAGGCGCGGGCAAGAAGGACATGGTGCTCCTGCCGTACAAGGACAGGCTCGAGCTCTTCAGCCGTTACGCGCAGCAGCTCGTGATGGAGTCGCTCGGCAAGCGGCTCGATCGACGCGGGCGCGAGGTCTGGCAGGGGATCAGCGTCTACGGCAACAAGGGCTCGACGGATCAACACGCGTACGTGCAGCAGCTACGCGACGGGGTCGACAACTTCTTCGTGACGTTCATCGAGGTGCTGCTCGATCGCGCCCCGCGGCGCGGCGACGTGATGGTCGAGCCGGACACGACGTCGGGTGATTACCTCTCGGGGTTCCTGCAAGGCACGCGGCGCGCGCTCGACGAGCGAGGGCGCGCGTCGATCACGATCACGCTGGAGGCGCTCGACGCGGCGTCGCTCGGCGCGCTCATCGCGCTCTACGAGCGGGCCGTGGGGATCTACGCGGAGCTCGTGGACATCAACGCCTACCACCAGCCGGGCGTGGAGGCGGGGAAGAAGGCGGCGCAAGCGGTGATCGAGCTCGAGCATCGCGTGCTCGGCGCGCTCCGCGCGAAGGCCGGTACGGCGCTGTCGCTCGCGGAGGTCGCGGAGGCCGCGGGCAACGACGATCCGGAGACGGTGTTCTGGATCCTGCGGCATCTGTCGGCGAACCCGCGTCGCGCCGTGCTGCGCGTGCGCAACCAGGGGGACGAGGCGGGATCGCCGCTCGACTGGACCTGGATGATGGCCCGAGCGACCTGA